TTTGATGGGCCAGCGCTGCAACATCGTCAGTTCATGGCGTTTGCCGGTCTCGTCTTGCGCTTCAGCAATCGTATCCGTAACGGTGTATTGCCCATTACCTGCAATTTTGGTGATCTTGGCGCGGCCGATAAAACTAAAAGAAACAAAAATTTGGTGCTGGAACTTACCTTCCGGCACCCAGCCTAACGGGTCGCCCGCCGCTACCCAATCTCCGGTTTTCACCGCAGGCGTAAAGTTCCATTTGATTGAACGATCCAGAGGATCGAGGTAGACGCCGCGTTTAAGGAAAAGGCCCGCGGCTTTGGCCAGTTCCGGCAGAGGGTTTTGCAGGCCGTCATAAATTTGCTGGAGAAGGCCCGGTCCGAGTTCCACCACCAACAAATCCCCAGTGAACTCAACAGGATCGCCCACCTTGATGCCTTGGGTAATCTCAAAGACCTGGACATTGCAAAGATCCCCTCGAACCCGGATAACCTCGCTTTTTAGTTTTCCGCCGTCAGAAGTATGGATGTAGGCCACCTCGTTCTGGCGGACGCTCTCCTCAAATGAGGCCGTAACCATGTTGCCGTATGCCGAGACAACTTTTCCCATTAAGGACATATCAGTATCCCCCTAATCGCCGGACCTTTTCCATACCATGCGCTTGATTCAGGGCCAGCCGCTTGTGCAGGATCTGCACCTTCAGCAGGTAGGCCAGAATGACGCTGAAATCAAAGGGATCCGGACCCACATGTTCATTAAGATAGTTCCAGAGTATTTGTTCGATGACTTCCTGGCGCTGATGCGGTTCCTCAGCCCTGAGGAGGTTTTCAATCCAGGGGTATTCTCCCCCCAGACCGAAATCTTCAGCGCTTGAGCTACCGAGTATCTCCACCAACTCGCCCTCGCCGGTCACATATTCGGCAGGGTCAAGCCCTAACTGGCGAGCCCGTAAGGCTGCCAGTATATTGCGCAAGTCCCGTTCAAAGCTAAAATAGCCGCGCAGGAAATCACTCTTGCTTGAGGCCAGCACATATTCATAGTACACCCCATAAAGGCGATCGACCTCACGCGGTCCAAAGGCATCAGGCCTCGCGCTTTTCAGGAAATCCAGCAGGAATTCAGGGCCTTCTTTAGGTGATTTTACCTGATCTCGCCAAAATTCAAGATCATAAAGGGAGTATTCAATCGAGACCGTTTTCCCGGAAAGCAATTTTTCGATAATAAAAATATCACGCCCTAAAAGGACCAGCTCGATCTCCTTCCAGTCCTGGGCAGCGATGTGAAATCGCTCTTCAAGGAGATCGCTCAGGCCGACACGTATCTTTATGTCGTCCGGCTGTATGTCCGGCAGGTAGGAAGCAAGAAAATAGTATTTCATTTCTTGGCCGCAGCCCCAATCTTGATGACGTTCGCGAAAAGTTCCCTGAACTTGGGCGTTAAAAATCTTAAAAAGAGGGACAGGAAGGCTTCGTCACTGAAATCCAGCCTGACATGGCCGTCCTTCTTGTCGACCTGGAAACCGAACTTCACGTTCTGGATCTCAAGATTCGACACCAACTGATTCCCCCCTTTACCTTGGCCATAGTGACGGGCCATAAGTTCAATGGCGAAATCCCTGAATTGTTCCGGAGCATCGTGGGGAAGCATCAGCAGGATGTCTTGATGCTGGGGGCTGGCGGCATAACTCTCAACAAATTTGGTCATGAGGTTTTTCATGAAATCGGGGTCTGACAATTCGGTGGTGATCTCTTTCTTGAGAGGGATGCTCAGAAAGTTTTCCTCGATAACCCCTTTCAGATTGTTGACGAATTGGGATGCGGCAATCTCCATCGAGGATCGAAGCTGTTTCATCTGTTTGTCCGCATCATCCTTGGCTTGAGCCACAATCGAGGTGGCTTCCGCCCTGGCGTGAGCCAAAATGTCGTTGGCCTCACTGCGCGCCGCTTCGACAATCTCCTGCCCTGCCTTTTCGCCGCGCTCCACTCCCTGTTTTTTCAGGGTTTCAATCAACTCCTGCAATTTATCATTTGCCATGCCTTAGACTCCTTGTTCATCGGACCGCCAAATACCCAAGTAAAGCTCCCCTTGACCCCGTCCTAAAGGACGGGGTATGCGGGGAGCATTCCGGTCAATAAGGATCTTTTCCAAATCGGTATTGTCGCGGCCAATGCCGCTGACGAATTACAAAGTTCAGGGGTTTTGTTTGCGAAACTGATGCCAAATCGGCCCGGCGCTAAAAATAAAACCAGTGTCACCAAAAAAAGACGTTTTTCCAATTTGTTAGAGGTTTGATTTAATGGAGGGTTGCTTACCGTCCGCAAGGGTGTCGGGTAAAAAAATACGAGATTGCCCGGGTGAGACAACCAAATCGTTGAAAGAATCAACCAAAACGTTGATTCCCCCCTTGGAACCACTGCGCTCCCATAGGTAGGCTTTAACACCCTCAACCCTATAACTTCTTAAAATCACATTTACTATTATTCGATCCGGGTTTATTTTTCCTCGCCGACCGGATTTGGCATCAGTTTCGCAATATAAATCACGAAATTCGTAGTTCACTCGTACAAGAAAGGAGGTGAATATTCATGAAAAAGCTTGCGATTCTGATGTCGGTGGTAATGCTGGTGACGCTGACAGCCGGCGCTTGTCTGGCAAAGGAGAAAAAAGCCGCACAGCCAGCCGTTAAATTGGAGGCCTTGAGCGGCGAAGTCGTCAAAGTCGATGCCCAGGCCGGAACCATCGTAGTTAAGGCCCAGGACAAAGAGCAAACCCTGAAAGCCGAGCCCAAACTGCTCGAAGGCATCGCTGCCGGTCAAAAGGTAAACATCGAAATGACCGGTGATATGCTCAAGTCGATCAAGAAGGTCGAAGCTCCCGCCGTTAAATAATTCCGAACTTGGCGGTTTCACTGCCCAGGCAACGGATAAAAACCCCTCCGCGCCTCCCGGTGCCGAGGGGTTTTTACTGTTCCGGCGGAGGAGAATCCTATGGGCTGGATCAAAAATTATATGACGAAATCATGGATAGTCCTGCTTGCATGGGTGTGCTGCGGATACACCCCTGCACCGGCGCAGGAGGTGCCGGATGTCAAGGGTGCGATGGTAAAGATCTACACCATAACCCACCGGTATAATTATAATATGCCCTGGCAGATGAAAGGCCAGGAATCCAGAAGCGGCTCCGGGTGTATCATCAAAGACAGACGAATCCTGACCAACGCGCACATCGTATCCGACCATGCCTTCATCCAGGTGCGGCGGGCGGGGCAGACCAAAAAATATACCGCCAAGGTTGAGATGGTGGCCCATGATTGCGACCTCGCCGTTCTCAGGGTCGCCGACGAATCGTTTTTCTCCGGCGTCAAGCCGATCCCCATCGGTGAACTGCCGGAAATTCGGAATAAAGTCTACGTGTGTGGCTTCCCTGAAGGCGGCGACAAGCTGTCGATAACCGAGGGGGTTGTCTCCAGGATCGAGCATTCCAATTACGCCCACAGCAAAGCTTTTCTGCTGGCGTGCCAGATCGACGCCGCCATTAATCCCGGTAACAGCGGCGGGCCCGTCATCAAGGACAACCAATTGGTCGGCGTAGCGTTCCAGGTAGCCAGTTCCATGGAAAAGGTCGGGTACATGATACCGCCGCCGATCATCGACCGTTTCCTGAAGGACATCGCCAACGGCAGGTATGACGGTATCCCGTGCCTGGGAGTCTACTGCCAAAGGCTGGAAAATCCCGATATCCGGGCTTTCTTCGGCATGTCCGACAACCAGCTCGGGATACTGGTCACCAAGGTGTACCAGGACTCGCCGGCAGAGGGGACGATACAGCCGGGAGACATCATCCTTGGCATCGACGATAAAAAAGTCGGTAACGACGGAACCATCGAGTTCAGGAAAGGGCAGCGCACATTCTTTGAACATACGGTCCAGT
This window of the Candidatus Desulfatibia profunda genome carries:
- a CDS encoding DUF2764 family protein, producing the protein MKYYFLASYLPDIQPDDIKIRVGLSDLLEERFHIAAQDWKEIELVLLGRDIFIIEKLLSGKTVSIEYSLYDLEFWRDQVKSPKEGPEFLLDFLKSARPDAFGPREVDRLYGVYYEYVLASSKSDFLRGYFSFERDLRNILAALRARQLGLDPAEYVTGEGELVEILGSSSAEDFGLGGEYPWIENLLRAEEPHQRQEVIEQILWNYLNEHVGPDPFDFSVILAYLLKVQILHKRLALNQAHGMEKVRRLGGY
- a CDS encoding trypsin-like peptidase domain-containing protein, producing MGWIKNYMTKSWIVLLAWVCCGYTPAPAQEVPDVKGAMVKIYTITHRYNYNMPWQMKGQESRSGSGCIIKDRRILTNAHIVSDHAFIQVRRAGQTKKYTAKVEMVAHDCDLAVLRVADESFFSGVKPIPIGELPEIRNKVYVCGFPEGGDKLSITEGVVSRIEHSNYAHSKAFLLACQIDAAINPGNSGGPVIKDNQLVGVAFQVASSMEKVGYMIPPPIIDRFLKDIANGRYDGIPCLGVYCQRLENPDIRAFFGMSDNQLGILVTKVYQDSPAEGTIQPGDIILGIDDKKVGNDGTIEFRKGQRTFFEHTVQCRQINDTVSLEILRENQARQVQFTLSKPIGFQRLVCPEQYDVAPTYYIVGGLVFEPLTVNYLKEWGGNWSYNAPLELVRYYARGEKTVDRRQVVVMVKVLADELNAGYQEQENEVVRFVNGRSISSIQDLVRAFEENKERCHVIRDENQYTIILDKHKVDQYGPAILKKFRISSDRSPDLKP
- a CDS encoding V-type ATP synthase subunit A yields the protein MSLMGKVVSAYGNMVTASFEESVRQNEVAYIHTSDGGKLKSEVIRVRGDLCNVQVFEITQGIKVGDPVEFTGDLLVVELGPGLLQQIYDGLQNPLPELAKAAGLFLKRGVYLDPLDRSIKWNFTPAVKTGDWVAAGDPLGWVPEGKFQHQIFVSFSFIGRAKITKIAGNGQYTVTDTIAEAQDETGKRHELTMLQRWPIKIPLRMYEERLLPIEPLVTGCRIIDSFYPVAKGGTACIPGPFGSGKTVLQQLISRYADADIIIVAACGERAGEVVETLREFPHLEDPYTGRTLMERTVIICNTSSMPVAAREASIYTAITIGEYYRQMALHVLLLADSTFLWAQALRLMCGRLEEIPGEEAFPAHLHSRIADFYAR